GATAGGAAGAAATTGCCCCTTATTTATGATTATCAAAAAGGGGAATATGTGCAATATATGGGCGAGTTGAGACTTAAGGTAAAGGCTTGGAAAGGTGAACTGCAAGGATGCGCCGAAATCTCAATAAAAGGAGATTAAAAACTTTGTAGAACTACACATATTGGCTGAGTGAAAATATAGTTGACCGACTTTAACATACGTCTTATTATTAAAACAATTTAATAATATTGACAGCGATTTTTAATATCTTATAATTAAAGTAGTTTAATACAAGGAGGTGGTTTAGATTTGAGGGTTTTATAAAGGAGGGAGGAGTTCGGTCCCGCTTCTCCCTCGCTGGTTTCCCCAGAGAGCCGGTTTGGGTCCAAAAAGAAAGTAAAAATAAAAAGGAGGTGTTAAAACAATGAGAAAGAGAAGTAGAGGGTTCACCTTGATAGAGCTGCTAGTGGTGATAGCGATAATCGCTATCCTAGCAGCTATCCTGTTCCCTGTGTTCTCAAGGGCGAGGGAACAGGCTCGTAAGTCCGCCTGCCTGTCCAATCTTAAGCAGTTGGGACAGGCTATTCTGATGTATGTCCAGGATTGGGACGAGGTTCTGCCGTTTGCTGTTCCCGCTTGCGCTGGACCTAAGCATCCCCAATGGTGGGCGCAAATCTATCCCTATAGCAAAAACGCTTCCATCCTCCATTGCCCATCCAGCACGACGAATTGGACGATGTTCACTAATCCCGGAGGGAATTGTGGAGGTGCTCCCTATTGCACTGAACTTTTGCCCGGAATGCCCGCAGAGGGAAATTTCATAAGTTATGGGGCTCCTACGGGACTTTTTGGGGCAGCGAAATGCGCTTTGGGAAACACAGCATATCCTTGCACTGGTGGTGGACCGGGTAGTGGTTATGGCGGAAAATTAGCGGCGCTAAAGGATGTGCCCAACACGATTATGTTAGCTGACTCCACGAAAGCTATGTTTGCGTGGGCGGGTTATCTGCAGGATGGTGTAATTGCTCCTATAGTATTTGCAAACTATCAACAAGGTTGTCCCTACGGACCTTGTGGTCCTTTCTATGCAACTTTTGACGATGCTCTTCGGGCGGTAGGAAAAAGTGAAGATGCTGTGACTCGCCATACAGGTGGAGCAAATATTGTGTTTATGGACGGTCACTCTAAGTGGTTACCAGCTAGGCAAATAAGGGCAAAGCACAGGGGTGGCACCTTAATTATGTCGTGGCTTGACGACCAATTTTAAATAGTTCAAATTTATTGGCGGGGATGCCATCGGCATCCCCGCCCATAAATACATCTAAAAGGCTTCTCTTTAAAAATTCGTTGACACACAATAAATAAAACGCGACTGAAAAACTTGTTGACATATATCTACAACAACTTATAATTAAAGTAATTTAATACAAGGAGGTGGTTTAGATTTGAGGGTTTTATAAAGGAGGGAGAAGTTCTTGCTCCCCGCTTCTCCCTCGCCGGAAAGACCGGAAACCATATGGGGGGCAAAGCGAAAAAAGGAGGTGTCAAAAGAATGTTTTTGAAAAAGGGAAGAGGAGGTTTTACCTTGATAGAGCTGCTAGTGGTGATAGCGATAATCGCTATCCTAGCAGCTATCCTGTTCCCTGTGTTCTCAAGGGCGAGGGAACAGGCTCGTAAGTCCGCCTGCCTGTCCAATCAAAAGCAGATAGGTATGGCGCTGATGATGTATGTGCAAGATTGGGATGAGACTTTTCCCTGGTGGAAGATAAAGTGCTTATTCGGAGACCACGATGGACTCTATTGGACGGAGCAATTGATGCCATATCTAAAGAACACCCAAATCCTCTTATGTCCAAGTAGTCGTCGGCAAGCGAGGGGATGGTCTTGGGCGTCCAATTGTTGGCCAGGACAGCATGGAAGGACGAACATAGAAACGGATTATGGATATGCGAACTGGTTGATGTATAACTATGATGGACCGATTAAGCTGGCTAAAATAGAGGACCCTGCAAACACTATAGCGATTGGTGATAGTGGTGGTGGTTCCTTTTTGAATACAGCTGCTATTGATACCACGGGGATCATCATCCACGCGGCTTTTGCTGAATGGGATGGAAATCCAGCCGGGATGAGTTGTCTAGGAAACGGAGGGCCATGTCCACCTGTCATCGTAGACCTTAACTGGATGATAGAAAAAGCAACACGCCATGTTGGAGGTTCCAATCTAATCTTCTGTGATGGACATGCCAAGTGGTTCAAAGCTGACCAGATAAAACGCAAGCCATGGGGACAATTTGAGTAACTAATATCATTTATTGAAGGGGCGGGGATGCCATTGGCATCCCCGCCCTAAAATCTTCTTAAAAAGTTCCTCTTTATAAACCACTTCTTGTCCCTGGCAATATAATTGCCAGAAGGGGATTTTTGTTCTAAATTCAGCCATATCTTTTTATAATTCCTTTGAGGTGATGAATTTGAATGACCTCCAAAGATTTCGCAATCTTTTCGCTTATGAGAAAGTAGATAGATGCGTCTACTGGGGCGCTCCCGCCCCTTGGGCGGAAACGATTGAAAGGTGGAAAAGGGAAGGTTATGACCCAACAAAACCCTTTCCCCATCCAGACGATAGAAGAATAGTTCACAGCACTTGGTTCTTCCCCAATCCCCCCTTTGAGAGAAAAATCATAGCCGAGGACGAGGATACCATCACTTACATCAATCATGAGGGAATAATTATGCGGGAAAGAAAGAACTTCCCCGATTCCTCTATGCCCCAGTTCATTCGCTTTCCAGTTGAAACGAGGGAGGAATTTCGCCAATTCCGCAAAGAGCGCTTTCAAGCCAACCTTGAGGAGAGAATAGGTCCAAATTACAAAGAGCTTCTATCTTCCTACAAAGATAGGGATTGCCCTTTAATCATAATCGCCGATAGATGGGGAGGCTTCTTCGGGGGAGTGAGGGCGATGGTGGGCGTTGAGAGAGCCTGCCTCCTCTTCTACGACGACCCCCTCTTCCTTGAGGAGATGATGGATAGCATCGCTGATTTCCTGATCGAGATGATGGATAAAATCCTTGAATATACCGATGTTGATGTTTTCGGCTTCTGGGAGGATATGGCTTATAAAACTGGTCCGCTCGTCGGTCCGGAGCTCTATAGGAGGTTCGCACTACCGAGATACAAAAGGGTGGTTGATTTTCTCCGTTCAAGGGGGGTCAAATATGTCTCCTTGGATAGCGATGGGAACATCTATTCCCTCATTCCCATTTGGCTTGATGCGGGGATAAATGTGCTTTATCCATTTGAGGTTCAGGCGGGAATGGATGTGGTGAAAGTGAGGAAGGAGTTCGGGAGGGAGTTGAGGATGTGGGGTGGAATTGATAAGAGGGCTCTTGCCCAAAGCAGAGAGGCAATAGACGCGGAATTGAGGAGGATTGAGCCCTTAGTCAAGGAAGGAGGATATATCCCCTGCTTGGACCATAGCATTCCTCCCGATGTTCCCTATGAGAATTATCTTTATTACGCCGAGAGGTTATGGGAGCTAGTGAACTCAGTATAAGGGGGATGAATTGAGGAGGAAGTTAAAGTGTAGGGCAATCCTCATAGGTATTTTGCTGATTCCTCCCAATGTCCTGTGGACGGGGTATATGGAGATGGTGGTGGGGAAGGGTTTTCCCACAACGATGTCCCTATTCTTCAACGCTGTTTTTACCCTTCTCATCCTCGTTCTATACAATCTCCTCGTCGGCAGGATTTCCCCTCGGGTGAAGCTAACGCAAAGCGAATTGATGCTTATTTATTCAATGGTGGCGATTGGAACTTGTATGGTTGGAGTCGACTTATACGCTGTTTTGATTCCCTGTCTCGTCCATCCCTTTTGGTTCGCTACTCCTGAAAACAAATGGGAAAGTCTTTTCTTCAAATATCTTCCTAAGTGGTTGATGGTCTCCGATAGGAGGGCTTTGGAGGGATATTTTCTCGGTTGGTCATCAATTTACTCTAAAGAGAACATCTTAGCTTGGCTTCCTCCCATTCTATACTGGACCCTTTTCTTTATGGTTATGATATTCGTTATGCTTTGCATCAATGTCATTTTTCGCAAGCAATGGTCTGAAAACGAGCGTCTAACCTTCCCCATCATTCAGCTTCCCCTGGCGATTACTGATGAAAGGCTCTCCCTATTCAAAAGCAAGCTTATGTGGGTAGGTTTTGCTATCGCGGCGTTGATTGACATAGTTAATAACATAAACGCAAACTATCCTTTCTTCCCTCATATTCCAATCAGGGATTACGACCTCTATTCCTTTGTCTATGCTCTTCGCCCTTGGAATGCGATAGGTTGGACGCCAATCTACTTCTTCCCTTGTATTATCGGACTCGGTTATTTATTGCCGCTTGACCTTTCCTTTTCCTGTTGGTTCTTCTACTGGTATTGGAAGTTTCAGAGGGTCTTTAGCGTTGCCTTTAATTTGCAGGTCGCCAGACCCGATATGCCCTATATCAATGACCAATCAGCAGGCGCCTACATCGGGATAGCTTTTTTCGTGATATGGGTGGGAAGAAGGTATCTTCTTGAGGTAATCAAAAGGGCTTTGGGGAAGAAATCGCTTGTCAGCGATGCCGATGAGCCTATGAGTTATCGCACAGCTTTCATCGGCATAATTTTAGGCTTTGCTTTTCTCCTCTTTTTCATCACAAAAATGGGTGCGAGGTTGATTACCGCTTTCCTATTCCTGTTGATATATTTCATCCTATCCTTAGCGATTGCGAGGATAAGAGCGGAGCTCGGCTCCCCTGCTCACGACTTGCATTTCGCCGGTCCCGACCAGATGTTACCGAGGGTTGCGGGAGTTGAGAGCTTCTCAAAAGGGGATTTGGTCTTCTTCACCCTCTCTTGGAGCTTCAATAGGGCTTACAGAGCTCATCCTATGCCTCATCAATTGGAGGGGTTTAAGATTGCTGAAAGGCTTGGACTTGATTATCGCCAATATACGGTTGCGATGTTGATAGCGAGCTTAATCGGTTCCTTTTCCGCTTTCTGGGCGCTTCTCCATGCTGACTATAAATTTGGCGCCGCCTCAGCCAAGATGCCGCCTTGGATTGTAGGGTTTGGCTGGGAAGCATATAACAGGCTGGATTCGTGGTTAAAGATGCCCCAAAACAGGGACAATTTCTGCGCCATCTTCACATTTTGGGGGTTTTTGTTCTCCGTCTTTCTCGTTTTTATGAAAGGACGGTTCCTCTGGTGGCCTTTCCATCCCGTTGGATATGCGGTGTCATCCTCTTGGGCGATGGGACTTATGTGGTGTCCCATATTTATCGCTTGGCTTTTTAAATTCATCGTCCTAAAAAGCTCCGGGCTTAAGGGATTTCGCTACACACTTCCTTTCTTCTTGGGATTGATATTAGGCGAGTTCGTTGTTTCAAGCATAGCGAATATCCTCGGAATCGTTTTCAACTGGCAGATATACCGTTTCTGGGGGTGATTATTTGTGATATTCTTTTTTCTAATCCTTGTATCTCTCAAAGCCTTTCCATTGAATGTAATAGAGGCAGATGGAGGTTATACTATTGGCATAGAGGGGAAGGAATTTAGAGCAAGGATAAATAAGAAATTCCCCTCCTTTCTCGGAGTTCTACATGATGCGGGAAGTCCTTCCGACCCATTTCTTGGCTACTTTTATGGTTGGTGGACAAGCTCTGATTTTTCCCTTGAGGGAAAAGGGTGGGTGGGTTTACATATGCCAATTTTCAAATTAGAGAAGTTGAAGATTGAGAGAGGGAAAAGAAGCGTAGCAGTTAGCACGGAGGTCTACCTAAAAGACGAACCAGACATCCGTATTCGCTCCCGTTATATCTTTTATGAGGGCGTGAGTGGTTTTGAGATGGAAAGGGAGTTCATAGGGAGAAAGGGAAAGAGATTTGGACCTCTTGGGCTTTGGTTAGGCGGTGTGCTAAGTGAGTTTCCCGTCTCAAATGCTTCCTTGCCCGATTCTTATTACTACCAAGGGAAGTGGAGAACTAAAATAGAGCATCACTGGCAAAACCTCTCATCTCAACAGAGCAAAGAAGGTGGCGAGGTCCAATTTGTGATTTTCTATTGGAACGAAACGAAAAGGTATCTCATAAGCTTAATTGACCCTAAGGGCTTTGGAGGTGGAATCAAAGCTTTGCACTTCTGTTGGCGAGGTGAATGGAAGGACCCTGCTTGGGGGAATGATACGGGATTATTTAGCTATGGAAAATTTAAGGTAAAATTCCTAATAGGAAGGGGAAGCAAAGAGGAGGCATTAAAAAAGGCAAAGGAGTTGCAGAAGGGGATTTTTCCTTCTTTAAGTCCAAAGATGAAAGAAGAAATAAGAAAAGGCAAGATTGAATATATTAAGAATGACTTTTACAGATTAGGGGTAGATATTGATAGGGGTGAGGTGGTTTCTCTTCAGGTAGATACTGGGGGGAAAGGAAAATGGGGAGCTAATCTTTTGGCGGGAAGAAGGACGAGAATTTATTTCGGAGGACCTTCCAAGTGGCAAAGGAGCGTCTATCCTTTCGATGCTTACCCCCTTTACCTCTCCCCTAAAAGAATGCAGAAATGGGAGATTTCTCCCACTTCCCTTAGCATCCCTTCTCTCTTTCTCCTTTCCCCCGAAAGGGAGCCCCTAATATCCGCTTCGCTAACTTACTCCCTTGAAAAGGATAAAATCCTTTTAAAGGCGCAATTTGAAAGTTTAAGAGATATCGCGCTCCCCTATTTGGGCTGGCACTTGGATTTTCCTTCTAATTCCTGGAAAAGGTTCTATAACTTCGCTGGAGGTTATTTCCATATAAGGATGTTGAGCAATTATAAGATGAGTATGTATGACCTTCAACCTTGTTATCGTCCAATAGGCAATGATTTGATAGCTTACGGAGAGGAGGATTCGCTTACTCCTTTCAGGACTATTGCTATGGAGGTAAAAAATGAAGGGAGCGATATGCCCTTTAACATCCATTTACCAAATCCTCTTTTTGACGAACCAACGGGAATTTCCAAGATAGCGATAACTGGAAGTCAATTTGATTGGACGATACATAACTGCAGACCGATGTCATTGAAGCGGGGAAAAGTGTATAGGTTGGAGCTCTCGCTAAGAATAATCCCACCGCCCACTCCTCCTTCCCAATGGACATTCATCCTCCGCTTTCCTCATTCTCCTGAGATTGAAAAAGCTATAAATATGTTTTATCAAGAGCACTGCTATGGCGGACCAATCGCTCCAATTGGATTGGTTCCCTTCTTTCATATCCTTGCTGGGAAATACAATCCTCGCTTCAGCTTAGAGCTCACGAAGGAAAAGCTAAAAGAATATATCTCAGCTTTAGCTGACGGTGAAACGACGAGAGATGAGGATGGGAATCTCCTTCCGAAGGGGATGATGCCGATAGCGAAATACGGAGACGGTAGATGGATGTGGCGTTGGAACGGAACCGGCTATATATTTGAGACCAACGCCCAATTTATCCTCTCTGTCCTTGAATATTTCATTCTCACAAGGGACCATGAGTTTATCGCAGAAGTTTTCCCAAATTTGGAGGATGCATTCGGGTTTTATAAATCTATGGCTGATAATTATATTTTGACCTTGCCTTATCCATACACTGGACTGCCCAACCAAAATCGCCCCGCAACTTACTGGGATGGTTGGAATATAGGACATCGTTATTCCCTTTTACAGGTCTACTATGTGGCTTCTGCTCAGGCATTAGCACGTTTAGCGAAAGTTCTAAATTATGAAGATAAGGCAAATGAATATAAAAGGATAAGCGAGAAAGCAAGGGAGGCTCTCTTCTCAATCTATTGGAGGGAAAAATATATCAGGGATAACGAAGGCAGGCTATTGGAGGGAGGAAGGTTCTTGAGTTGGATAGATGTAAACGGAAAGGAGATAGATGTGGGTTTCACAGATATTCCTCTGCTTGCTAATTATCTTGGGCTTTTGAGCGATGACAAATCACTAAAGGTGAGGCTCTGGCTTAATTCCGACCCGAATGCCTATTCTTGGAGGGATGGAAAGACTGGCAAGCCTTGTGGAATCCCTAGCATAAACACGATAGATGGGAATAAAGAGGCTTTCCATGCGGGGATTTGGAACAACTTCCAATTTCCTCCTGGATTTGAGAATGGTCAGACGATGTTCTGGCAGGGTGGTTTTGATTGGTTTTTGAGGGCAAGGTTCTCGCTTGAAGAGGTTTATGAAAAGGTTAAAAGTTTTTCCGGAAGGGCACTACGAGGGGACCTCGCAAGTGGGCATGGACTTCCTCATACTCGTCCCTTGCCTATGTTTGAGGGGACAAGCACATTTAGCGCGGATGATAAGCCCGTTGGTAGCGACCAAGGTTTGCCGGAGGATGGCGTCCTTATCGCTGTTGGAATAATTGAAGGTATAGGTGGTTTGAGGTTGAATGAGGAGCACCTATATTTTGAGCCAGCAATTCCGGAGAAATTGAGGGACTTTTCAATAGAAAATATCAGAGTTGGCGATGTTATTTTAAATATAAAGTTCTCTGGATGGGGAAGAAATGTAAAGTTAGTTAAGGTAAACGGCGAAGTAATTCCTCAGCCCATACCTCGCTCTTTATTGAAAACGGGCGATGTCGTAGAGGTTGTGTTGGATAAAGAATTTACTTAATTTACAATTGAAGTAATTTTAAAATTTAAATGAAAACGAAAAAGGAAAGGAGGTGAAAAGCGATGAGAAGAGGCTTTACGCTGATTGAGCTACTTGTGGTCATAGCTATCATTGCCATTCTGGCGGCTATTCTCTTTCCGGTTTTCAGCCGGGCAAGAGAACAGGCAAGAAAAGCAGCGTGCTTATCCAATATGAAGCAGATAGGACTGGCTTTTGCGATGTATACGCAGGATTGGGACGAGAATCTGCCTCTTTTCGTCTGTGGCTGCGGTGCCGCTCGACCAAATGGAGAAACCGGAGTATGCCTCTTCTCCAAACTTCAGCCATATATGAAAAATATGTAGGTGTATATTTGTCCGAGCCTTGGAGATGGTCCAACGGGGCAGGAAACTTGTGGTAAGAATCCTGAAATCGCTCGCTTGCATTATGGAGCGAACAGGGCTATTATCTGGAACCCAAGCTTGGCTCGCTGGCCCAAACCCGCCGATGCTGTCGCTATAGCGGAAACCGGTGGAAACATATGGGGTGGAATCTGGAATGTAGGTTATTGTGGCAACTGCAAGGACCTTTCCGTTGAGATAAATGTCAGCGCTGGAGATGATTGGGCAGGCAATGAGTGGAGCAATTGTTCATGGACTTGGGTATGGTTCGCGAGAAATCGGCATAGCGAGGGGCTGAATGTCGTCTTTATGGATGGACACGCTAAATGGACGAAGTTGGACTCCCTCGTTAGCAAGCGCTATTGGCAGCCTGAATGGCAATGAATAGCAAGGGGGGCGAGTTTCACTCGCCCCCCTTACCCTTAAAGGAGCTATCCCTCTACTTTCACTTCTCATAAGAAATAAGACAAGATAAGACAAATTGATAGCAATTTTCCCCTTTTTTGAAAGCATATTTTTTGTAAAATCATAAATAACTTATGAAGGCGAAAATCTCTTTCAAAGCGATTCTCCTCGGGATTATTTTAATCCCCATAAATAACCTCTGGGTCGTTTATATGATGGAGGTAAAGGGTGGTGCCTTCCCCACTTCCATGTCTCTCTTCTCCCACGCCGTTTTCTCGCTCCTCATCGTTTTCCTCTTCAACCTCTTCCTAAAAAGATACCTCCCACGCCTTGCCCTC
This bacterium DNA region includes the following protein-coding sequences:
- a CDS encoding DUF1559 domain-containing protein is translated as MRKRSRGFTLIELLVVIAIIAILAAILFPVFSRAREQARKSACLSNLKQLGQAILMYVQDWDEVLPFAVPACAGPKHPQWWAQIYPYSKNASILHCPSSTTNWTMFTNPGGNCGGAPYCTELLPGMPAEGNFISYGAPTGLFGAAKCALGNTAYPCTGGGPGSGYGGKLAALKDVPNTIMLADSTKAMFAWAGYLQDGVIAPIVFANYQQGCPYGPCGPFYATFDDALRAVGKSEDAVTRHTGGANIVFMDGHSKWLPARQIRAKHRGGTLIMSWLDDQF
- a CDS encoding DUF1559 domain-containing protein, which produces MFLKKGRGGFTLIELLVVIAIIAILAAILFPVFSRAREQARKSACLSNQKQIGMALMMYVQDWDETFPWWKIKCLFGDHDGLYWTEQLMPYLKNTQILLCPSSRRQARGWSWASNCWPGQHGRTNIETDYGYANWLMYNYDGPIKLAKIEDPANTIAIGDSGGGSFLNTAAIDTTGIIIHAAFAEWDGNPAGMSCLGNGGPCPPVIVDLNWMIEKATRHVGGSNLIFCDGHAKWFKADQIKRKPWGQFE